In the Deferribacter desulfuricans SSM1 genome, CATTTCATGATAAGCAAATTCATGTGCCTCGGTAAGCATTATAAGATCATCTAGTAACAATATCTTACCTAATTGTTCAGACTCCAATACATCAATTTTTTGATATTTTGATTTACCACTATAAAGTGTTTTTTTTATTTTTATTGATAGTGCTGTATCGTTTTCATAGTATTCTGTAAACCATAAATTCATAAGATTTCTCCTAAATTATAGCATTTTCTGGCTTATGTCTAAGCTCACCCTTTATATCATTAAGCTGGCCTCTCTTCATTTCAATTGTTGATGTATGTGTGGCTTTTAGTATCTTTTTTAAATGTTCGAAAGCTATCCAGGGGTCAACAGTATCGCCACAGGTGAATAAGTCAACAGCTGCATAACCGTATTCGGGCCAGGTGTGTATAGTGAGATGTGATTCGGCGATTACTACTACACCACTTACACCGTAAGGGCTAAATGTATGAAAAGTACTGTTTAT is a window encoding:
- the speD gene encoding adenosylmethionine decarboxylase, which codes for MKALGKHILVEFYGCDKDVLNNSKLLDKEMQYAAEISGATIINSTFHTFSPYGVSGVVVIAESHLTIHTWPEYGYAAVDLFTCGDTVDPWIAFEHLKKILKATHTSTIEMKRGQLNDIKGELRHKPENAII